A region from the Aquimarina sp. ERC-38 genome encodes:
- a CDS encoding peptide MFS transporter: MSTIQKSSTGELFGHPKGLYILFFTELWERFSYYGMRALFTLFLVAETTSQNPGFGWTNQEALALYGWYTMLVYVSSIPGGWIADRLLGQKKTVMLGGALLCVGHTVLALNSVVSFYIGCLFIILGVGCLKPNISSMVGGLYRAKDERRDLGFYIFYMGINIGGFLAPLLCGYVGEKINWHYGFGLAAIGMFIGQIVYIWGQKYLKNVGNLITKENEEERKILERNLTKVELDRVKVLLISFVLIILFWAAFEQAGGLMNLYAEQKTDRNFFGLFVVPASVFQSVNSFFIITLAPIIGAFWIKWGRKGKETSSLFKIAVGLIIMALGFGFMSIASVEYTNEGSSAMYWLILAYLFHTIGELCASPVALSYITKLAPLKYASIIMGLFWAATGIGNKIAGLIGEASQDLGEFEVFTGILVIWTLIGICVILMLKPLKRLAHGAEDIEPDDERLVAERYELGDKEVQN, encoded by the coding sequence ATGTCTACCATTCAAAAATCATCTACCGGAGAGCTATTCGGACATCCTAAAGGTTTATACATCTTATTTTTTACTGAATTATGGGAACGCTTTTCATATTATGGAATGCGAGCTTTATTTACCCTATTTCTAGTAGCTGAAACCACTTCCCAAAATCCTGGTTTCGGTTGGACAAATCAGGAAGCATTGGCTTTATATGGGTGGTATACGATGCTGGTTTATGTATCTTCAATTCCTGGTGGTTGGATTGCGGATCGGTTACTAGGACAGAAAAAAACAGTAATGCTAGGAGGTGCGCTTTTATGTGTAGGTCATACGGTACTAGCTCTAAACTCAGTTGTTTCCTTTTATATCGGATGCTTGTTTATCATTTTAGGAGTAGGTTGTCTAAAACCAAATATTTCTTCTATGGTAGGTGGATTGTACCGGGCTAAAGATGAACGTCGTGACCTAGGATTTTACATTTTTTATATGGGAATTAATATTGGAGGATTTTTAGCGCCTTTACTCTGTGGATATGTAGGTGAAAAAATAAACTGGCATTATGGGTTTGGTTTAGCTGCTATTGGTATGTTTATAGGTCAGATTGTTTATATCTGGGGTCAAAAATATTTGAAAAATGTGGGTAATCTAATTACTAAAGAAAATGAAGAAGAACGTAAAATCTTAGAAAGAAATTTGACTAAAGTAGAACTTGATAGAGTTAAAGTATTACTAATCTCATTTGTTTTAATTATTTTATTTTGGGCAGCTTTTGAGCAGGCAGGTGGGTTAATGAATTTATATGCCGAACAAAAAACTGATCGTAATTTCTTTGGATTGTTTGTAGTTCCTGCCTCTGTATTTCAATCGGTCAATTCATTTTTTATTATTACGTTAGCTCCAATTATCGGAGCTTTCTGGATAAAATGGGGGAGAAAAGGAAAAGAAACTTCTTCTCTATTTAAAATTGCAGTAGGCTTAATTATCATGGCCTTAGGATTTGGTTTTATGAGTATTGCTTCCGTAGAATATACTAATGAAGGATCCTCTGCTATGTATTGGTTAATTTTAGCTTATTTATTTCATACTATTGGTGAACTTTGCGCCTCTCCGGTAGCCTTATCGTACATTACAAAATTAGCACCTTTAAAATATGCATCGATTATTATGGGATTATTTTGGGCAGCTACAGGTATTGGAAATAAAATTGCCGGGTTAATAGGAGAAGCATCTCAAGATTTAGGAGAATTTGAAGTATTTACCGGAATCTTAGTAATCTGGACATTAATTGGAATTTGTGTAATTTTAATGTTGAAACCTTTAAAGAGATTAGCACACGGTGCTGAGGATATTGAACCTGACGATGAACGATTAGTAGCAGAGCGTTACGAATTAGGAGATAAAGAGGTTCAAAACTAA
- a CDS encoding nucleotidyltransferase family protein, with translation MLSKQEVISKILDHKEQIKAFGISELGLFGSYVREQQTKESDIDLLIDFESMGSKSFRSFMDFCYFVEDLFTTSKADIVTKNGLSKYIGPQILKEVEYVEIC, from the coding sequence ATGTTATCCAAGCAAGAAGTCATATCAAAAATTTTAGATCATAAAGAACAAATCAAAGCATTTGGTATTTCCGAATTAGGATTGTTTGGCTCTTATGTAAGAGAACAACAAACGAAAGAAAGTGATATTGATTTATTAATTGATTTCGAAAGTATGGGTAGCAAATCTTTTAGAAGCTTTATGGATTTTTGTTATTTCGTAGAAGATTTATTTACTACCAGTAAAGCGGATATAGTTACTAAAAACGGGTTAAGTAAATATATTGGACCGCAAATACTGAAAGAAGTTGAATATGTCGAAATCTGTTAG
- the odhB gene encoding 2-oxoglutarate dehydrogenase complex dihydrolipoyllysine-residue succinyltransferase, protein MALEMKVPSPGESITEVEIAQWLVEDGDYVTKDQAIAEVDSDKATLELPAEASGIITLKAEEGDAVAVGQVVCLIDTEAKAPDSSSAGDEGGSGNAAKDVDAQRDKTENTSDSKKAEAKIETPSKPTTPVQKQDTYAKGVASPAARKVLAEKDMDASQISGTGRDGRITKEDAIKAKPSMGTPGAGRRGESRKKLSMLRRKVAERLVLVKNETAMLTTFNEVDMQPIFDLRSKYKETFKERHGVSLGFMSFFTLACVKALQEFPAVNSMIDGKEMISYDFQDISIAVSGPKGLMVPVIRNAENLSFRGVETEVKRLAIRAREGQITVDEMTGGTFTITNGGVFGSMLSTPIINPPQSAILGMHNIVERPIVRDGGIVVAPIMYVALSYDHRIIDGKESVGFLVAVKEALENPEELLMNNDVKRALEL, encoded by the coding sequence ATGGCTTTAGAAATGAAAGTCCCATCTCCGGGAGAATCGATAACCGAAGTAGAGATTGCACAATGGTTAGTTGAGGATGGAGATTATGTAACCAAGGACCAGGCAATTGCCGAAGTAGATAGTGATAAAGCAACCCTAGAATTACCAGCAGAAGCAAGTGGTATTATCACCTTAAAAGCTGAAGAAGGGGATGCGGTAGCGGTAGGCCAGGTAGTTTGCCTTATTGATACGGAAGCTAAAGCACCGGACAGTTCTTCTGCGGGAGATGAAGGAGGAAGCGGGAATGCCGCTAAAGATGTGGATGCGCAACGAGATAAAACCGAAAATACCAGTGATAGTAAAAAAGCGGAAGCTAAAATTGAAACACCTTCTAAACCTACCACCCCGGTTCAAAAGCAAGATACCTATGCAAAAGGAGTAGCTTCTCCTGCTGCCCGAAAAGTGCTTGCTGAAAAAGATATGGATGCTTCACAAATTTCTGGTACCGGACGTGACGGACGTATTACCAAAGAAGATGCCATAAAAGCCAAGCCTTCTATGGGAACTCCGGGCGCCGGACGGAGAGGAGAGTCTAGGAAGAAGTTATCCATGCTCCGACGTAAAGTTGCAGAACGTTTGGTTTTAGTAAAAAACGAAACGGCTATGTTAACTACGTTCAACGAGGTAGACATGCAACCGATATTTGACTTACGTTCCAAATATAAAGAAACCTTTAAAGAACGCCATGGCGTAAGCTTAGGCTTTATGTCGTTTTTTACTTTAGCTTGCGTAAAAGCATTACAGGAATTTCCGGCGGTAAATTCAATGATCGATGGTAAAGAAATGATTTCTTATGACTTTCAAGATATTAGCATTGCCGTATCAGGGCCAAAAGGCTTAATGGTTCCGGTAATTAGAAATGCAGAAAATCTAAGCTTTAGAGGAGTAGAAACCGAAGTAAAACGACTGGCAATTCGAGCCCGGGAAGGACAAATTACAGTGGATGAAATGACCGGAGGTACTTTTACGATTACTAACGGAGGTGTTTTTGGAAGTATGTTATCTACTCCTATTATCAATCCACCACAAAGTGCTATTTTAGGAATGCACAATATTGTAGAACGCCCAATTGTAAGAGACGGAGGTATTGTAGTAGCCCCTATCATGTACGTGGCCTTATCCTATGACCACCGTATTATTGACGGTAAAGAATCCGTAGGTTTCTTAGTGGCTGTAAAAGAAGCTCTGGAAAACCCGGAAGAGTTACTAATGAATAACGATGTAAAACGAGCTTTGGAGCTATAA
- a CDS encoding DUF86 domain-containing protein, with amino-acid sequence MSKSVSNFLCHLKDECAFIEKHTVDLSEDEFYNKKILQKALVRSLEVIGEASKSISIEERNTYSEVPWGKMIEIADNGTYRYFNIDYKTVYTTCTDVIPDIHLQLKEVLKEIKE; translated from the coding sequence ATGTCGAAATCTGTTAGTAATTTTTTATGTCACCTAAAAGATGAATGTGCTTTTATTGAAAAACATACAGTAGATCTTTCTGAGGATGAATTTTATAATAAAAAAATACTTCAGAAGGCATTAGTTCGAAGTTTAGAAGTAATTGGTGAAGCATCTAAAAGTATAAGTATAGAAGAAAGAAATACATATTCTGAAGTTCCTTGGGGAAAGATGATAGAAATTGCTGATAACGGAACTTATCGATATTTTAATATAGATTACAAAACGGTTTATACTACTTGTACAGATGTAATACCAGATATACATCTTCAATTAAAAGAAGTATTAAAAGAAATAAAAGAATAA
- a CDS encoding thioredoxin family protein produces the protein MKNLSIVFLWIAATTAISAQEVNWISMNDALEAQKKEPKKIIMDVYTSWCGPCKLLDKNTFHNKDVVNYINKNYYAVKFNAEGEEVIEYNDFTYTNPNYNPKKKGRNSQHFFANALKIQGYPSIVFFDEAGNLITPVTGYKTPKQLEIYLKMVASNDYKKLTTADAWKTYEKSFTNTFVN, from the coding sequence ATGAAAAATTTATCAATTGTTTTTCTATGGATTGCTGCTACGACCGCAATAAGCGCTCAGGAAGTTAATTGGATTTCAATGAATGATGCCCTGGAAGCACAAAAGAAAGAGCCAAAGAAAATTATAATGGATGTATATACCAGTTGGTGTGGTCCATGTAAATTGTTGGATAAAAACACCTTTCATAATAAAGATGTGGTAAACTACATTAATAAAAACTATTATGCGGTAAAGTTTAACGCCGAAGGGGAAGAGGTAATAGAGTATAATGATTTTACGTATACCAATCCTAATTACAATCCTAAGAAAAAGGGTAGAAATAGTCAACACTTTTTTGCCAATGCCTTAAAAATTCAAGGATATCCCAGTATTGTTTTCTTTGATGAAGCAGGGAATCTGATTACTCCGGTTACCGGATATAAAACACCAAAACAATTGGAAATATATCTGAAAATGGTGGCATCTAATGATTATAAGAAATTAACTACGGCAGACGCCTGGAAAACTTACGAAAAATCGTTCACTAATACATTTGTAAACTAG
- a CDS encoding GYDIA family GHMP kinase, giving the protein MKIYYSHGKLLLTGEYLVLDEAQALAVPTKRGQHLEVTEVKSSKIQWTSKTEKDQIWFSAEFSLHNLEPLEVSETPEQKKIAQTLSKILQTARQLNPNFLKKSEGVVVTTLLEFPSNWGLGSSSTLINNIAQWAEVNPFKLLELSFGGSGYDIAVASSKQPVLYQRTASQPKVKSISFHPNFSDHIYFVHLNQKKDSKEAIQHYRSLPKTELTSSISKINQFTKDLLEAKNIESFEKILNNHELLLSTILKTSTIKSEFFKEYPHTVKSLGGWGGDFVMVTTRTDNDLDYFKRKGYQTIIPYVEMVL; this is encoded by the coding sequence ATGAAGATCTATTATAGTCATGGAAAATTATTACTTACCGGGGAATACCTGGTTTTAGACGAAGCTCAAGCTTTGGCTGTTCCTACTAAAAGAGGACAACATCTTGAGGTAACCGAAGTAAAGAGCAGTAAGATACAATGGACAAGTAAAACCGAAAAGGATCAGATATGGTTTTCTGCTGAATTTTCTTTGCACAATTTAGAACCTCTAGAAGTAAGTGAAACTCCTGAACAGAAAAAAATTGCTCAAACCCTTTCAAAAATCTTACAGACTGCTCGGCAACTTAATCCTAACTTTTTAAAAAAAAGTGAAGGTGTTGTGGTTACTACCCTTTTGGAATTTCCCAGTAACTGGGGATTAGGATCTTCTTCTACATTAATTAATAACATCGCACAATGGGCAGAAGTGAATCCTTTTAAATTATTGGAATTAAGTTTTGGTGGTAGCGGATATGATATTGCCGTGGCTTCTAGTAAACAACCTGTTCTATACCAGAGAACTGCATCTCAACCTAAGGTAAAATCCATTTCTTTTCATCCGAATTTTTCAGATCACATTTATTTTGTTCATCTTAACCAAAAAAAAGATAGTAAAGAAGCCATACAACATTACCGTTCTTTACCTAAAACCGAATTAACATCAAGTATTTCTAAAATTAATCAGTTCACAAAAGATCTATTAGAAGCTAAAAACATAGAAAGTTTTGAAAAAATCTTAAATAACCATGAATTATTACTTTCTACAATTCTAAAAACATCCACTATAAAATCCGAATTTTTTAAAGAATATCCGCATACCGTCAAAAGCCTGGGAGGTTGGGGCGGTGATTTTGTTATGGTTACCACTCGAACTGACAATGATTTAGATTACTTTAAGCGAAAAGGGTATCAAACGATTATTCCGTATGTAGAGATGGTTCTTTAA
- a CDS encoding hydroxymethylglutaryl-CoA reductase, degradative — protein sequence MSKIVEGFSKLTKEEKIDWLVTHYFNDNKKSVQVLKTYWNTDVQLQKLHEEFAENTISNYYLPFSIAPNFLINDRQYALPMTIEESSVVAAASKAAKFWLQRGGFTAEVLNTEKVGQVHFTFDGAYKDLLTFFEKHKNHFFTGTKDLTANMEKRGGGILDIQLMDKSASIPGYYQLHCTFQTVDAMGANFINSCLERFADILLTESKNYMFFKEHKITVIMSILSNYVPNCIVKAQVSCAIKDLPNTNKLSSLGYAEKFKQAVDIAMVEPYRAVTHNKGIMNGIDALVLATGNDFRAVEAGVHAFAARDGVYKSLTNVTLTDDTFTFSIEIPLALGTVGGLTSLHPLVKLALELLQHPNAEELMQITAVAGLAQNFAAINSLITTGIQQGHMKMHLMNILNSLQASPTEKEKAITYFKKEPVSYSKAVSLLETLRN from the coding sequence ATGTCTAAAATTGTGGAAGGATTTTCAAAACTAACCAAAGAAGAAAAAATTGATTGGTTAGTTACTCATTATTTTAATGATAATAAAAAAAGCGTTCAGGTTTTAAAAACCTATTGGAATACGGATGTTCAGCTACAAAAACTACATGAAGAATTTGCTGAAAACACCATATCCAACTACTACCTGCCTTTTTCTATTGCTCCTAATTTTCTTATTAACGACCGTCAATACGCTTTACCGATGACCATTGAAGAAAGTTCAGTGGTAGCAGCAGCGAGCAAAGCAGCGAAATTCTGGTTACAGCGAGGAGGGTTTACGGCAGAAGTACTAAATACGGAAAAAGTAGGACAGGTACATTTCACATTTGACGGCGCATATAAAGACCTTCTTACCTTTTTTGAAAAGCATAAAAACCACTTTTTTACCGGAACTAAAGACCTTACCGCGAATATGGAGAAGCGAGGTGGTGGTATTTTAGATATTCAACTAATGGATAAAAGTGCGAGCATTCCAGGTTATTACCAACTTCATTGCACTTTTCAAACGGTGGATGCCATGGGTGCTAACTTTATTAATTCCTGTCTGGAAAGGTTCGCAGATATCTTGCTTACTGAATCTAAAAATTATATGTTTTTTAAGGAACATAAAATTACGGTAATTATGAGTATTCTCTCTAATTACGTTCCTAATTGCATAGTCAAAGCGCAGGTAAGTTGTGCTATTAAGGATTTACCAAACACTAATAAATTATCTTCTTTAGGCTACGCCGAAAAATTTAAACAAGCAGTGGATATAGCCATGGTGGAACCTTATCGTGCGGTTACTCATAATAAAGGTATTATGAATGGTATTGATGCACTAGTGCTGGCTACGGGTAATGATTTTAGAGCGGTTGAAGCAGGGGTACACGCCTTTGCAGCACGAGACGGAGTTTATAAAAGCCTTACGAATGTGACACTCACGGATGATACGTTTACTTTTTCTATTGAAATTCCATTGGCCTTAGGTACGGTAGGCGGCCTGACTTCGCTACACCCCTTGGTCAAACTTGCTTTAGAATTATTACAACATCCTAATGCTGAAGAACTCATGCAAATCACGGCAGTGGCTGGTTTGGCTCAGAACTTTGCAGCCATTAATTCTTTAATTACCACTGGTATTCAACAGGGACATATGAAAATGCATTTGATGAATATCTTGAATTCGTTACAGGCTTCACCGACTGAAAAAGAAAAGGCTATCACTTATTTTAAAAAAGAACCGGTAAGTTATAGTAAAGCGGTTTCCTTGTTAGAAACTTTACGAAATTGA
- a CDS encoding DUF3140 domain-containing protein, with product MDEIYDEFYNLVNMQPKELEEWLETDKSKGVGQDDGDGESKGHKSGKKIVDIKNTKKDNLSDDQYDHMNKVISYIKRHKAQKPYNDIKESDWRYSLKNWGHDPCKEMDC from the coding sequence ATGGATGAAATATACGATGAGTTCTATAATTTAGTAAATATGCAACCTAAAGAATTAGAGGAGTGGTTAGAAACGGATAAGTCCAAAGGCGTTGGACAAGATGATGGGGATGGCGAATCAAAAGGACATAAGAGCGGTAAAAAGATCGTTGATATTAAAAACACTAAAAAAGATAATCTATCTGATGATCAATACGATCATATGAACAAAGTAATTAGCTACATTAAGAGACACAAAGCACAAAAGCCCTATAACGATATTAAGGAGTCTGATTGGAGATATAGCTTAAAAAACTGGGGGCATGATCCGTGTAAAGAAATGGATTGTTGA
- a CDS encoding S9 family peptidase, giving the protein MHSQQKEFTVENIWEHTFAPELLESLHPMNNGTEYTVLEKNKETGQSSIELYNYQTGEKVKTVISSSFIKGLSSIDNYEYSTNESKILLATEVENIYRHSFRAIYYVYDVASNGSFKLNDKKIQAPLLSPDGSKVAYVMDNNLYVLNFTTGAEIQLTDDGKKNEIINGITDWVYEEEFAFVRAFDWSADGNKLAFLRFDEKEVPEFSMDVFGAQLYPQQEVFKYPKAGEKNAKVSLHLANLESMALDQVKLGSYTDFYIPRIEWTADANILSVQVINRHQNELDLVFIDAVSKKPTIVLEEKDPAYIDITDNLTFLKDNSFIWTSEKDGYNHIYHYNKDGNLKNQVTKGDWDVTQYYGFDEDSKTVFYQSVEGNSINRMVYSIKLDGSNKKKLSQKEGSNEANFNKGFKTYVNTFSDVNTPYLFSLNDAKTGKVIRELKENNTLVTKLKDYKVLPKEFSTIEINGEQLNMWTIKPANFDASKKYPLFMHQYSGPGSQQVQNTWNRYNDYWFMMLAQQGYMLICVDGRGTGFKGAAFKKSTQKDLGNLEVQDQIAVAKKMSDLPYVDASRIGIWGWSYGGFMSSNCIFKAPDTFKMAIAVAPVTNWRFYDTIYTERYLTTPQENAKGYDSNSPINYVNGLKGNYLLVHGSADDNVHVQNTMQLIEALVQANKQFDWAIYPDKNHRISGGNTSIHLYTKMTNFIKSNL; this is encoded by the coding sequence ATGCATTCACAACAAAAAGAATTCACAGTTGAAAATATATGGGAGCATACCTTCGCACCGGAGCTTTTAGAATCCTTACATCCGATGAATAACGGTACAGAATATACGGTTCTCGAAAAAAATAAAGAAACCGGGCAATCTTCTATTGAACTTTATAATTATCAAACCGGAGAGAAGGTAAAAACGGTAATTAGTTCTTCCTTTATAAAAGGTTTGTCTAGTATTGATAATTACGAATATAGTACTAACGAAAGCAAAATTTTATTGGCTACTGAAGTTGAAAATATCTACCGGCATTCTTTTCGGGCTATTTATTATGTGTATGACGTCGCTTCTAACGGAAGTTTTAAACTGAATGATAAAAAAATACAGGCTCCTTTATTATCACCGGACGGCAGTAAAGTTGCCTACGTCATGGATAATAATTTATACGTCCTTAATTTTACAACCGGAGCAGAAATTCAGCTAACCGATGATGGTAAGAAAAATGAAATTATCAATGGAATAACCGATTGGGTGTACGAAGAAGAGTTTGCTTTTGTCCGAGCTTTTGACTGGAGTGCAGATGGGAACAAACTAGCTTTTCTAAGGTTTGACGAAAAAGAAGTTCCGGAGTTTTCTATGGATGTATTTGGTGCTCAGTTGTACCCTCAACAGGAAGTGTTCAAATATCCTAAAGCAGGAGAAAAGAACGCAAAAGTCTCGTTGCATCTTGCAAATCTGGAATCAATGGCGTTAGATCAGGTCAAGTTAGGTTCATATACCGATTTCTATATTCCTCGAATTGAATGGACGGCAGATGCTAATATTTTAAGCGTACAGGTGATCAACCGGCATCAAAATGAATTGGATTTAGTATTTATAGATGCTGTATCTAAAAAACCTACCATAGTTTTAGAAGAAAAAGATCCGGCATATATTGATATTACGGATAACCTTACTTTTTTAAAAGATAATAGTTTTATCTGGACTAGCGAAAAAGATGGGTATAATCATATATATCACTACAATAAGGATGGTAATCTGAAGAATCAGGTAACAAAAGGAGATTGGGATGTAACCCAATATTATGGTTTTGACGAAGATTCAAAAACCGTTTTCTACCAAAGTGTGGAAGGAAATTCTATTAACCGGATGGTGTACTCTATAAAGCTAGATGGCTCTAATAAGAAAAAGCTAAGTCAAAAAGAAGGTTCGAATGAGGCTAATTTTAATAAAGGTTTTAAAACTTACGTAAATACCTTTTCGGATGTTAATACTCCTTATTTATTTTCATTAAACGATGCAAAAACCGGAAAAGTAATCAGAGAACTTAAAGAGAATAATACTTTAGTTACTAAGTTAAAAGATTATAAGGTACTACCTAAAGAGTTTTCTACTATTGAAATCAATGGGGAACAGTTAAATATGTGGACGATAAAGCCTGCCAACTTTGATGCTTCAAAAAAATACCCACTTTTTATGCATCAATATTCCGGCCCGGGTTCGCAACAGGTTCAAAATACCTGGAACCGTTATAATGATTATTGGTTTATGATGTTAGCCCAACAGGGGTATATGCTTATTTGTGTAGATGGTAGAGGTACCGGGTTTAAAGGAGCAGCTTTTAAGAAAAGTACGCAGAAAGACCTGGGTAACCTGGAAGTACAGGATCAGATCGCAGTAGCTAAAAAAATGAGTGATCTTCCGTATGTAGACGCGTCCCGAATTGGTATTTGGGGATGGAGTTACGGAGGCTTTATGTCCAGTAATTGTATATTTAAAGCCCCAGATACTTTTAAAATGGCAATAGCAGTTGCCCCAGTGACCAATTGGAGATTTTACGATACTATTTATACGGAGCGCTATCTTACCACTCCTCAGGAAAATGCTAAAGGATACGATAGCAATTCCCCGATAAATTATGTAAACGGATTAAAAGGAAACTATCTGTTAGTACATGGTAGTGCTGATGATAATGTACATGTTCAGAACACCATGCAATTGATAGAAGCATTGGTACAGGCAAACAAACAATTTGACTGGGCAATCTATCCGGATAAAAACCACCGAATTTCCGGAGGGAATACCAGTATCCACTTATATACAAAAATGACAAACTTTATAAAAAGTAACCTTTAA